The following are encoded in a window of Candidatus Fluviicola riflensis genomic DNA:
- a CDS encoding hydrolase TatD → MIIDTHTHLYSSQFDDDRTEMIQRAIAAGVEVLCLPNIDLESIPGMHALETQFPNHCHAMMGLHPCSVDENWEATLEIMRSHIDSRKYIAIGEIGVDLYWDKTFREAQMEAFRRQINWAKEKQWPIVIHARDSFPEIFEVIDQENDERLRGIFHCFTGTADDAKRIDNYGGFLLGIGGVVTYKKSDLPEVLKTVSPEKLVLETDAPYLPPVPFRGKRNESAYVLHTAEKVAEIYEMPLRQLTDLTTKNAIELFGLQQAVANLGK, encoded by the coding sequence ATGATAATCGATACCCACACTCATTTATATTCTTCCCAATTCGACGATGACCGCACCGAGATGATCCAACGCGCGATTGCTGCCGGAGTGGAAGTCCTTTGTTTGCCCAATATCGACCTGGAAAGTATCCCCGGAATGCACGCCCTTGAAACGCAATTTCCCAATCATTGTCACGCTATGATGGGTTTGCACCCGTGTTCGGTGGATGAAAACTGGGAAGCAACGTTAGAAATCATGCGTTCGCACATCGACAGCCGAAAGTACATTGCCATCGGTGAAATAGGCGTGGATTTGTATTGGGATAAAACTTTTCGCGAAGCGCAAATGGAGGCTTTTCGTCGTCAGATTAACTGGGCGAAAGAAAAACAATGGCCGATTGTGATCCATGCGCGCGACTCGTTTCCGGAGATTTTTGAAGTCATCGACCAGGAAAATGACGAACGTTTACGCGGGATTTTCCACTGTTTCACTGGAACGGCTGATGATGCTAAAAGGATTGACAATTACGGCGGTTTTTTGCTCGGGATAGGCGGTGTGGTGACCTACAAAAAATCGGATTTACCCGAAGTACTGAAAACCGTTTCGCCCGAAAAACTGGTACTCGAAACCGATGCACCGTATCTTCCGCCTGTGCCTTTCAGAGGAAAACGCAATGAAAGTGCTTATGTATTGCATACTGCTGAAAAAGTGGCTGAAATCTACGAAATGCCTTTGCGTCAACTCACCGATCTGACCACCAAAAACGCCATCGAACTCTTCGGTTTGCAGCAAGCTGTTGCGAATCTCGGAAAATGA
- a CDS encoding L-asparaginase 1, which translates to MQQPNVLVIYTGGTIGMVNDPVTGSLTAFDFGDVYKHIPELARLNAKLTTKAFEQPIDSSEMNPQLWAEIAQLIHDQYDAFDGFVILHGSDTMAFTASALSFMLQGLQKPVILTGSQLPIGTIRTDGKENLITAIEIAAARNEDGTAKVREVAIYFEYSLYRGNRTSKVSAEAFEAFRSPNLRPLAVAGVHIDYRDPEPVSQLKELTLFTEFNASVALIKLFPGITWKIYAPLFDVSQTKGIILESFGSGNASSDADFHRLLKDYITAGGVVLNITQCASGTVEQGKYETSSFFAENGVLSGYDLTTEAAVSKLMYALGRYPNNPEQLKALFSKAICGEQTN; encoded by the coding sequence ATGCAACAACCCAACGTTTTGGTAATTTATACCGGTGGAACCATCGGAATGGTGAATGATCCGGTGACGGGCTCGCTCACGGCGTTCGATTTTGGCGATGTGTACAAGCACATTCCTGAACTGGCGCGGTTGAATGCAAAACTGACCACAAAAGCGTTTGAACAACCTATTGATTCTTCGGAAATGAACCCGCAATTGTGGGCAGAAATCGCTCAATTGATACACGATCAATACGATGCATTCGATGGTTTTGTGATTCTGCACGGCTCCGACACCATGGCGTTTACCGCGTCAGCGTTGAGTTTTATGCTGCAAGGATTACAAAAACCAGTGATTTTGACCGGATCGCAATTACCAATAGGCACCATTCGCACCGACGGCAAGGAAAACCTGATTACGGCCATTGAAATTGCAGCCGCGCGAAATGAAGACGGCACGGCAAAGGTCCGTGAAGTCGCCATTTATTTTGAATATTCGCTTTACCGCGGAAATCGCACCTCGAAAGTTTCCGCAGAAGCGTTTGAAGCGTTTCGATCACCCAACCTGCGGCCATTGGCAGTTGCGGGAGTACACATCGATTACCGCGATCCGGAGCCGGTTTCTCAATTGAAAGAACTCACATTGTTTACTGAGTTTAATGCTTCGGTAGCGCTCATCAAGTTGTTTCCGGGCATTACCTGGAAAATCTACGCACCACTGTTTGATGTTTCTCAAACTAAAGGAATTATCCTGGAATCGTTCGGATCAGGCAATGCTTCTTCCGATGCCGATTTTCATCGCTTATTGAAAGATTATATTACTGCCGGCGGAGTGGTATTAAACATCACGCAATGTGCTTCGGGAACGGTAGAACAGGGAAAATACGAAACCAGTTCATTTTTCGCGGAAAACGGCGTGTTGTCGGGTTACGATCTCACCACCGAAGCAGCGGTGAGTAAATTAATGTACGCTCTGGGACGTTATCCCAATAATCCAGAACAGTTAAAAGCGCTTTTTTCGAAGGCCATTTGCGGCGAGCAAACGAATTAA
- a CDS encoding ATPase, which yields MITPIEKTVLINAPASRIWEYLTHPERMKQWIGEPEMNIEIVTDWEVGKEIIIRGFHHADFENKGIVLQFEPNKLLQYSHLSSLSRLPDVDENYSVITFRLFSDKEQTALTVSVEYFPTESIYKHLDFYWKTTVEILKRMIEEGE from the coding sequence ATGATAACTCCAATTGAAAAAACAGTTCTGATTAACGCTCCCGCATCAAGGATCTGGGAATATTTGACGCATCCGGAGCGGATGAAGCAGTGGATAGGTGAACCTGAAATGAACATTGAAATAGTCACGGATTGGGAGGTTGGAAAGGAGATCATCATTCGCGGATTTCATCATGCCGATTTTGAAAACAAAGGAATCGTATTGCAATTCGAACCAAATAAATTGCTACAGTATAGTCATTTGAGTTCGTTGTCGCGGTTGCCAGATGTGGATGAAAATTACTCCGTCATTACGTTCCGTTTATTTTCCGATAAGGAGCAAACAGCACTAACTGTGAGTGTTGAATATTTCCCAACGGAATCGATCTACAAACACCTTGACTTTTACTGGAAAACGACGGTTGAAATCTTAAAGAGAATGATAGAAGAAGGAGAATAA